The window AGCCCTTCGGCGAGCAGGATCGGATATTCGCGCGGGTCGTCCATGCTTTTTGGTTCGGTAAACTGCATCAACAGCGGGCGGCCCATGCGAATCACTGTACCGGCGACGCCTTTGCCCGGTCGAAGCACGATGCGCTTGTACCGTTCATTGCGGTTGCCGGAGACGTAGCGGAAGCGGATGGCGTGCGCTGTCGGATCGGTCAGCGCGATGGCGACAAAGTCGGCCCGCATGTCGGTCCGAAACGCATCCAGCTCCCGTTGGATCAATTGCTGCACGTTCAGCATTGACCGCACCTCCCTTTCGTTTCGCAAATCGTATATCCAAAGTATAGCGGGCGCAGGGCGGGAAAGCTCTCGGGGAACTCCCTGATCTTTTGGGGCGGGAAAGCATTTCTGGCAAGCGGTGCGGGGGAGGGTGTATACTGGTGGTAAAGCGTAGGGCAAGGACGAGTTGAAGAGGAAGGGGAACGACTCTTTTGGTCAAAAAGATTCTGGTTGCCGTTTTATTTATTGCAATCATTGTATTAGGTTATCAGTATAAAGATCAGTTTATGGACATCATCGAAGCGGGCGGCTGGCTGTCGGTGCTGGTGTCGATTCTGCTCTACAGCATCTGCGTGTTCTTCCCGGTCGTGCCGGTGATCCTGCTGGTCGGGGTGATCGGGGCGGTGTTCGGCACCGTGCTCGGCACGGGCATTTCGCTGGCCGGGGCGCTGGTCGGCACGTCGATCATGTTTTTGATGACGCGCTACGGGTTCCGCACCTGGGCGCAGGGGATCTTGGATAAATACCCCAAGGCCAAAGAGTACGAAGGCTATTTTGAGAAAAACGCCTTTCTGAGCATCGTCGCCGTGCGGATCGTCCCGGTGGTGCCGACGCAGGTGGTGAACATTTTGACGGGCGTCTCGAAAGTGCCCTGGCTCATCTTCTTCGCCGCCACCGCGATCGGCGCCCTGCCGCGGCTCTTGATCTTCGCGTTCGTCGGCAACTCCTTCGAAGACAACAAGCTGACTTCGATCCTGACCTACGCGGCGTACATGGTCGTCATCTTCATCTTCACCTACATCTTCATGAAGCGCCGCATGGATGCGCAGCAGAAAAAGTAGATCGAAGAGTAAGAAAAGGCAGGCTCCCGTTGCGGAGCCTGCCTTTTTCATAGGTGTTATTATCTTGTTTTACGAAGCTCTTTCGTGATTGCAACAGCTGCGTTTGTGATGACGCCGCCAAGAAACCCCACTCCAAAATAGAGTGTAAGATCGTACTTCGGTTGGTAATCCATGACGATGACCAAGAAGAGCGCCATGAGGAACAACAGCACGCCAAAACTTGTACCCACAAGGAAATAGCGCAGATAATCCATCGATTCACCACGCTTGTTTGAAAATTCACACCAGTATAAGTTACAGTAACACATAAAACGGGAGAATCTCAACACCTCCCCGCACAGGCGTCCACCCGGTCGGCATAGGCTATAGCAATGTGAACGACTACAGGGAGGAGCCATGACCTTATGGAAGCAGTAAAAGCAACGGTCGACGCGGCGCACTGGCTGTCGGCGGTGGAAGACATCACGGTGCGCTCCGGCGGGAAAGACCGGGAGCACACCGTGCTGTTGCGCCTCGATGCTGTCAAGCAGACCTTGTCGCTGATGGAGGAAGATGCCGACAGCCTCTACCGGATCACCATGCCCGCTGAGCTGGAAGCGGACGCGATGCCCCGCACGGTGACCTGCAAGCTGGCCGCCCGCAAACTCGCGCCGCTCCGCGAGCTGTTCGCGCAGGCGAAAGAGCGGAATGTCACTTGCATCGTGCGTAAAAATACACTTTCCTTGAAACGAGGGGAGCAGCATCTTCTGCTCCCCAACCTGCTCGTCAAAAAGGCGATGCCCGCCTTCAAACTGCCCGCGCACTCCGAGGCGACGCTGCACTTCGTCATCCCTGATCATCAGCCGCTGTGCCGGGCGCTGGAGCTGTGCCCCGACACCGCCCTGCGCGTCCGCATCGGCGGGGGCGCGGGCGGCGTGATCACCGTGCACGACCAAGCCTACCCGGTCGACAGCCGCAGCTCCGGACTCTACCTCTGGCCGCGGACGGCACTCTTCCAACGCCTGTCCCAACTGCCCGCACGCTGCAAATTGCACGTCACCTTGTCCGGGCAGCAGGCGGTCAGCTTCGCCACCGTCGATCCCGCAGGCAAAGCGGGCGTCCAGCGCGAGTTCATCATCAAGCCCTATCCGCTGACCAACCTCTACATCGCCGTCAACAAAGCGGCCGCCAAGCCGGACGACAGCTCTCCATGGAAAAGCGCCCAGCTAAGCGTGACCCCCGACAAAAAACGAGGAAAACGCACCGCCCTGCCGAGCGATGGCGCAGAGGATGATTTTGCCGCACTGCACCTGAATCCGCGCCATCGCCAGGAGAAAGCCTTGCAGCTCCCCAGCCCAAAAGACGACCCGCTGCGCAACACTTCCGCCTCCTTTCCCGCACCAGAACCGGCAACCGATCCAGCATCCTTTCAGAAAACCGACCCGGAAACAGACTTGGCAACCGATCCCCCAACCAATCAAGCTACCGTTCCGCAAAACCTGCCTGACAACCAAGCTCGCTCGATCCGGCCATACGCGCTGCCGCCCGACCTCGACCGCCTGCTCGACGTCCCGGAACCGCCGAAGCCTACCGCGCTGGAAGAGCTGCAAGCCTTGCCCGGCCTCCTGCAAGTCAAAAAGCAGGTCTGTGACATCGCGCAATTTGCCGCGTTTGAAAAAGAGCGCCTCGCCGCGCTCGGCATCGCCCGCAAGCCGCCGACGCTGCACATGGCGTTCCTCGGCAACCCCGGCACCGGCAAGACGGTCGTCGCCCGCATGATCGGCCGCATCTACAAAGAGCTCGGCCTGCTCTCCAAAGGCCACGTCGTCGAAGTCGACCGCAGCGCCCTCGTCGGCGCCTACATGGGCCACACCGAGCAAAACTTGACCAAATACACCAGACGTGCCCAAGGCGGCGTCCTCTTCATCGACGAAGCGTACACCTTGTACAAAAAAGACTCGGCCAAAGACTTCGGTCTCACCGCGATCAACGGGCTGGTCAAACTGCTCGAAGACCACCGCGAAGACCTTGTCGTCATCGTCGCCGGCTATAAAAAGCAGATGGACGAATTTTTCTCCTTCAACCAAGGCCTGCGTGAACGCATCCCGTTCCACGTCGACTTCCCGGACTACACCGACGATGAACTGCTCGCCATCGCCGACTACCTCGCCCTGCAAGACCACTACCAGCTGACCGCCGCAGCAAAAGACGCCTTGCTGCGCCGCGCCCTCCGCGAGCAGCTCGACGACACGTTCGGCAACGCCCGCACCATCCGCAACCTGCTGGAAAAGGCGAAAATCAACCATGCGGTCCACGCCAAGACCGGCAGCGCCGAACGGTCGCCCGACGCCTACACCACGCTCACCGCCGAAGACTTCCAAGACGGCTCGCTCTCCGAAACCGAGACGCTCGAAGATGTGCTGCGCGACCTCGACAGCCTCGTCGGGCTGGAAGAAGTGAAAGGAGTCGTCAAACAGATGACCGCCGTGCTGGCGATGGAGCAGAAGCGTTCCGCTTATGGGTTGACAGACAGCCCGCTCACCTTGCACATGGCGTTCACCGGCAACCCCGGCACCGGCAAAACGACGGTCGCCCGCCTGATGGGACGCATCCTGCGCGTGCTCGGCCTGCTGCCCAAAGGCCATTTTGTGGAAGCTGCCCGCAAAGACCTCGTCGCCGGCTACATGGGGCAGACCGCTCTGAAGACGGGGGAGAAGATCAGAGAAGCCACCGGCGGCATCCTCTTCATCGACGAAGCGTACGCCCTCGCCCGCAGCAAGCGCGAAGAGTACGGCGCCGAAGCGCTCGCCACCTTGATCAAAGAGATGGAAGACAAAAAAGACCTGCTCGCCGTCATCTTCGCCGGGTACACCAAAGAGATGGAGGAACTGCTCGCGCTCAACCCCGGGCTGAAGAGCCGCATCCGCTTCCACCTGCATTTTCCCGACTACAACGCCTCCGACCTCGTCGAGATCGTCAAAGGCAAAGCGGAGCGCTCCCACTACCTGATCACGCCGGAAGCGGAAGAGAAGCTCTGGCGCTTCTTCATCCGCGAATGCTCGCTCGCCGGCGCCGACTTCGGCAACGGCCGCCTGGCGGAAAACGTCTTTGAGCGGGCCAAGATCAACCTGTCCACCCGCCTCGCCCAACAGGAAGGGGAGGTCGACAAAACGATGTTGATGACGTTGACCGAAGATGACTTTGGATTTGAAACGGGACCCTTGAAATAAGGGTTCCATTTTTTATGTGGTTGGCAGGTTTTTTATCCTGTGTGTAGAATCTTGTGAAATGGTGTAACATCCTAAACAAATACAGCTAAACTAATATCAAAAAGCGCACATAAAAAGCAAAGCCAACGCATCGAGCTGAGGAGTGAATGACTTACATGACCAAGCAAACCGCCCCCGAACAAGCGGCGCTTACCGGACGTATTTCCTCCGGCCCAAGCCAGCTCTTGCACGAAGAGATCTTGGAGCCGCAGTTTGTTTATGAGCTGCACAACTTTTTGCCGTGGTACATTTTGGTGGAAAAAGTGATGACGCTCGAATACGAGCGTTTGGGTCTCGTCTCGGCAGACGCGCGCCGCGAGATTGGTGAGCTGCTCTCCCAGATCAACCCGGAGACGATCACCGCCGATCCGCAAGCGAACATGTCGGACATCGCCTTCGCCATCGAGCGGTTCGTCGAAACGCGTATGAAAAGCGAAGCGCCGGCGTGGCACATGGATCGCAGCCGCAACGATTTTCAAGCCTGCGCGCAGATCATGTTTGGCCGCGATCAGTTGCTGCAGGTGATCGACGAGCTGTTCCGCTTTTCCGCCGCCTTGCATGAACTGGCGCACAAGACGGTCGATCTGCCGATGCCGGGCTATACGCATTACCAGTCCGCGCAGGTGATCTCGCCGGGCTTTTATCTTGCGGCCGTCAA of the Tumebacillus sp. BK434 genome contains:
- a CDS encoding GAF domain-containing protein: MLNVQQLIQRELDAFRTDMRADFVAIALTDPTAHAIRFRYVSGNRNERYKRIVLRPGKGVAGTVIRMGRPLLMQFTEPKSMDDPREYPILLAEGLKSLVGVPMEADGGRVPGMMLVGCRSFREFLPLDVAVIAKKANELKKWILSGDSTVYSKEKGHEGVNP
- a CDS encoding TVP38/TMEM64 family protein gives rise to the protein MVKKILVAVLFIAIIVLGYQYKDQFMDIIEAGGWLSVLVSILLYSICVFFPVVPVILLVGVIGAVFGTVLGTGISLAGALVGTSIMFLMTRYGFRTWAQGILDKYPKAKEYEGYFEKNAFLSIVAVRIVPVVPTQVVNILTGVSKVPWLIFFAATAIGALPRLLIFAFVGNSFEDNKLTSILTYAAYMVVIFIFTYIFMKRRMDAQQKK
- a CDS encoding AAA family ATPase, translated to MEAVKATVDAAHWLSAVEDITVRSGGKDREHTVLLRLDAVKQTLSLMEEDADSLYRITMPAELEADAMPRTVTCKLAARKLAPLRELFAQAKERNVTCIVRKNTLSLKRGEQHLLLPNLLVKKAMPAFKLPAHSEATLHFVIPDHQPLCRALELCPDTALRVRIGGGAGGVITVHDQAYPVDSRSSGLYLWPRTALFQRLSQLPARCKLHVTLSGQQAVSFATVDPAGKAGVQREFIIKPYPLTNLYIAVNKAAAKPDDSSPWKSAQLSVTPDKKRGKRTALPSDGAEDDFAALHLNPRHRQEKALQLPSPKDDPLRNTSASFPAPEPATDPASFQKTDPETDLATDPPTNQATVPQNLPDNQARSIRPYALPPDLDRLLDVPEPPKPTALEELQALPGLLQVKKQVCDIAQFAAFEKERLAALGIARKPPTLHMAFLGNPGTGKTVVARMIGRIYKELGLLSKGHVVEVDRSALVGAYMGHTEQNLTKYTRRAQGGVLFIDEAYTLYKKDSAKDFGLTAINGLVKLLEDHREDLVVIVAGYKKQMDEFFSFNQGLRERIPFHVDFPDYTDDELLAIADYLALQDHYQLTAAAKDALLRRALREQLDDTFGNARTIRNLLEKAKINHAVHAKTGSAERSPDAYTTLTAEDFQDGSLSETETLEDVLRDLDSLVGLEEVKGVVKQMTAVLAMEQKRSAYGLTDSPLTLHMAFTGNPGTGKTTVARLMGRILRVLGLLPKGHFVEAARKDLVAGYMGQTALKTGEKIREATGGILFIDEAYALARSKREEYGAEALATLIKEMEDKKDLLAVIFAGYTKEMEELLALNPGLKSRIRFHLHFPDYNASDLVEIVKGKAERSHYLITPEAEEKLWRFFIRECSLAGADFGNGRLAENVFERAKINLSTRLAQQEGEVDKTMLMTLTEDDFGFETGPLK